CGAACCACTAATATTCCCATCCTGTCAACATGCAACTTCatcaacaacgagagagagagagagagagagagagagagagaatgaaagataaagagtTGAGCGTAGTtaaaaagcgaaggaaagaaaaaccaaAAGATAACCACGAGGAAAAACTGACTGATGCCGAGATAAGATTTAAGCGATTATTTACCTTCCAAAGTGTCGCCGGGGACATTAACATATAAATTGGAGGACCTGCGTCTTCCCCTCGTCAgtgtggaagaagggagagagagagagaggggtaaggagctgtggtgggtggggaggaggtggaaggggaaggagggagggagataaaggaaactGGTGAGATGTTAGGATAGGAAAGCAAGCAGAAGGGAAAATGTGGCCGTGCGGGACTTGGATGATGAGAATTGGGATGATGGAAAgctggagtgagagaaggaaggtgggtggaggaggagaaggaggaggaggagaatgaggagagaaagatggtgaGATTTGAGAACTGGGGGTAATGTAAAACTGGATTAAGAGGAAGACgatgggtgaaggagaggagaaaaaagatgaggaaagtaaagaaagatggtCAGATTTTAGAACTGGGAGTTATGTAGAACTGGATTAAGAGGAAGACGGtgggtgaaggagaaaaaaggaagaggaggaggaaaggaagatgaaagtttAGGAGGAGAAAGCCAGCaagcagagaagagaaaacacaTCAGTCTTGGAATTAAAAAGAGATTGTGAGgattgaaaaatgagaaaaaggaggaagagtattgAAAGAAGGGGCTTAATGggtggcaaggaagaggaagaagaggatcagATGttaggaggagagtggaggactGAGTGAGAAAAAGCGTGGAgaagaaaacgtaaagaaaacaTTGCGTGATGGAAAAATGATGGGGCGAAAAGGGTTGGTGGACGCGGAGAGTTTTAGaagaagacagagggaaagaggaaggggaggagaaagagggtgtCGAGGATACGTGAAGgacaaggatgaaagaggaagaatgagattaGTTTGAAGAAGTTTCGGTTCATTTATGTTCTCCTTATTACCTCCTTTTATCGCCCTGAAGGTTGGAAGTGTTGATTCcagataaaagaaaacgaaaggaggcGAGGGAGACCGTGACGAGGCGTAACAgctggaggagaaaagagaggaggcgaATCTTGAGAAGCAGACGGCAGGGGTTGCTTAAAGAAATATTGTTTTCGTTCTATAATCATTATGCTCTATCTTATCTGTCGTCCCGAGTGCTCTTACTTTTTTGTATGGAATTTGTCTTTCTAGTTATGCTCGTAATAGCAGAACCACTAGAAAGTCTACCTATTCACTCGTACGTAAAGGAGTGTAGTACTATCGTTTAGTTTAACAGCCCGCCCTGCAGCAACAAGTCACAGTGATTGGTAGACAGGATGGCTTAGCAATCAAAAATAAGCTCCGCAATATTTAAGGTCTTATGGCGCCGATGGTTTGATAAAACTTACCAGCGATTTGCTCCTTCGGTGTTCCGGTGCTCAGGCGTTGGTTCCTTTCTTTAGCCAGTAGTTTGTAATGCAAGGATGTTCTGCTTTTTGCACCAGTAAATGAAAGCGTTGAGAAAAATACTAGCAGCGTAAGCCATTATCAAGGATTTCTTTccatatttacatattttcataaatatttaatgGTACTACACTGATACACAATGATTGGAAGTTTATTTCCATACGGCGGAGAGCTAAAACGCTAAAAACACAACTTTcttaaaaggtaaataaaaagctAAACGAGCCTCCAGGTGCGTCAGCCGCCCCTCGTGGAGCAGTGGGCGAGGGAGGCGGCGGCCGTCTGGTTCAGGTGTGCCAGGGCGTCACTAATGTCCTCCTCGGAAGGGCAGCTTTCCTGTTTCTAACACCTGACACCTTCTGGTTCCACACAGTGAATTTCATCCATATAAAAAGTCACATGTCCAAAGAGGTAGTAGGGACCACTGCCGAGGTCCTGGTCGCTTGGCTCTGGGTGACTTCGACGACCTTGGTGAaggtggtgacggaggtgatAGTGACGGTGCTATCCGGGTCCTCCCTCGTGTGCAGCACGTTGACGGTTAATGTCGATACGAAGGTTTTGGTGAATGTTGCCTCGACTTCGTGTAGAGTCGTGAGGGGCAAGTAGGTGGTGCGTGTGACGAACTGAGGCAGGGGAGTCAATGTTACGTGCTGCCAACGCGTCAGCACCGGCCGAGTAAATACCGTGTTCGTCAGGGTGAAGGTCGGGGTGTGGGTGGCGAAGACGTAGGACGTGAGGGTTTTCGGAATGAACGTTGCCAGGGTTGTCGTGATGTCCACAAACAACTCCTGAGGCAGGCAGGTGGGTTTCAGGATGACGTCACTCGTTCTCCCTCCAGACAGCACCACCATCAAGACGAGACACACGAGGCTTAGTTTGAAAGTAGACATGGCGGAGTTGGTGCCTGTTGAAGACTGAATAAACCTCCTTGGGTGATAGGTGCAGACGTGACGTGgcgagaggtggaggcggagtgGAGGTGATCGGTCTTCGGTGTGTGTTTTCTCCTTGCCTCGTTGCACAGGCCTCGTTGAACCCCTTGACTGAGTGTGTTGGTCCGGGGTTGGTTCGCGAGGGTATTGCTGTATTCGTTTAATGCTGTCGAAGCTGCTGCTCACAATCGTTGCCGAGTTTAGAGGCAGGAGGTGATGCATAATAGTGGTCACCGTGATGAGAATTGTGGCGGAGTGAATAGTTTTAAtaccattagtagtagtagtagtagtagtagtatatggaaGCTATGTCAATTATAACTTTTGGGGGGGTGATATGTAGCCCTGTTAGTTAGTGTTTCTCTTATGTCATTTTATTATCATGTCAATGGTGATTTTCATTTCATTCTAACGAGATTTTAATTAGTACCTTCAGTATTCACTAGTTTCCCCCATGTTACAACGAACTCAATAAATATCTGCAATATATAATGATGATCTTATATTTATCATAGTACCTGTTAAACTACTCATTTTCTGTGAATGCGTGGAAAGAGTGACTTTGATGGTAAACCCTAACAATTtactaaaggaagaaatgaaatcaAGCCACCCTAGAATTAACATTTATTAATAACTTCTATCACTGTATATACGTATTGTCAAAGAACGATACAAAACTTTCCCAACTCTGCCCACAAGCACCTCTGAGTGGCGCCTCGACCCCTGGCCCACTAGTTCACGACAGGGGTCACGATGGTGGTGTGGGGCGCATCGCAGAACGTCACGGTGGAGGACCGGGTGGTGGTGACGACCTCGGGAGGGGGCAGGCTTGGGGTGACGGTGATGTGGCTGGTGACCCACGagatgagggtgagggtgggcgcgggcgggggcgggggctgcGTCATGGTGATGGGGGGTGTGGCGGGGTCTGTGTGGGTGTGtcgggggggaaaggggaggctgGCTGAGTGGGTGATGGCCATCGTGGTGACCTCCAGCGTGGTGCGGAgtacggtggtggtgatggtggaggtggatgggACCTGGGAAGGTGAGTGATTgatgaatgttaataaaataagaaGTAAAATAATGGTTGATAATAAAAATCCTGTCGCTGAGGTCATATAGCGCCTATCTGATATTTTTACTTACAAAGAGACACAATGTAAGTTAAACTAAATAATTAATACCATACGATGAAGTAACAAAAGTAAAGAACCAAAGACCTGAACGGTGTGGGTGACGGTGACGTGGGCGGTGGAGACGAGGCGTGTGGTGCTGGTGAGGACGACGGGCGGCGGGTGGTCCTTCTGGTCCAGAGTCGTGGTCGTCGTCGTCCACACGGTGTTGGTCTGGGTGAAGGTCACGTCCTGGCTGCCGCCGCCGAAGGGGCGGAAGGAATTAATGAGGCTAGTGACGGAGACGATGCTGGTGTGTGTAACGTCTTGCGTGTAGGTGTGTGGGATGCACGAGACGGTGCCGCCAGCACTGAGAGTCACGCCCATGACGAGCAGgacgtgaaggaaaaagaaaccatGACGGAGCATCGTCTTGGGATAACAGACCAGACAGCAATGTTTCTCTTTCTGGCATGGAAGCCACGGGTGTGTAACGGGAAGAGCAAAGCGCATGCGTGAGCTGAACTCGAAGCCAAGAACCACTGCGCGAGAGCAGCAACTGAAGCTGCAGGACATGAAGTGATTCAAGTAGGACGTCTAAAGGACACGAGGAGACGAGCATCTCTGTCTAGAGTATGTGGTTGATTTCAGCGGGTTTTGAGAGGCGAGGACTTTCGTGTGGAGGCCAGGAGTGAGGTGACgaggggagaagggtggagtGATGTAGTAGTTCCCTCTCGTTCGTCAAGGAGTCTTCACCTAAGCTATGATATTGCTCCTGAGCACGGCTGAAGCGGCGGCGGCGAAGATGCCCCTCTCAGTGGCGGTGGCGGCAACGCTCCTCTCCTGCTGCCTACACGCAGCATGTGCCGGGGCCGAGGAGCCGAGGGTGGTGTGTCCAATGGCTAACGTAGTGCGCGAGCACACGAAATTTGTGACTGTGCCTGTgatagaggtggccgaaaaaccTCTCCCTACGATCCGTCTCTCCACCTACacgagtaccaccaccaccaccaccactgccaccctcACCTCCACTACTTGCCTGATCCGTAACCTCTCCGTGAATACCTCCACCATCGAGGTAAGCGTTGCACTGCCAGGCTATTAATTCTCGTTTGTTTTCCTGCTGAACATTCGTAATAAAGTATTTTGTAATATTTTCCACATATCTCTTTGTATTATTCCTAAATATCGCTTTTGTCTTAATGCAATCAGTTCTTTAAATGTTAACTTTCGTGTAATTTACTTAACTTTTGTTCATATTATTAGCTGTCAGTGTGAGCAATGAGGTAAATGTTAACTTTGTCCTGCATTCTTGCACTTACATCGTGCCACTTGTTGCTCATGCATCCAAGAACAAGCAGAAGcaattaatataattattataaaGTATCTGATTGATATTGTAATGGCCGTGcgataaaacagaaaaacactCCTTGCCTCTTCCCTCTCCGATGAGGAATTCTAGAGCACAGGTGTTTTCCAGGTGTTCGTGACCTCGGTGGTGACAACCCACAAGACGCTCACGGTGACGCAGGTGACGCCTGTGCTGTGGCcggtcaccctcaccaccacggccctcaccaccaccacggccacgcgTCACCGTCACGCCACCACCAACCTCGACCCTCCGCCGCTGCCCCCTGCGCCGGTGGAGACAGTGGTGGAGAGTCGGACAATGGTGATCAGCAGGACAGCCGCGGTGTCTCCCCTAACACGCATAGTCACCAACATTATAACTTACACTGTCTGTCCTGCTGAGTTATTCattaaataggtgtgtgtgtgtgtgtgtgtgtgtgtgtgtgtgtgtgtgtgtgtgtgtgtgtgtgttcgtaaatACCATAGTGTATGTTTTCTGGAGTTTGCCAATTGTCTGCAAATAATCATGTCTTCATTCTATTCGTTTTATTCTGCCTTGTGTTCATTGTTTTAATTAGAAGGATCAGAACCTGGAGTGATTTTTCATTATTGCCCAGTTGTGGATATCTGAGGGTTGATGGAAGGCCTTGGTGATTATACGAGCAAGCTGTTGCAGTGTTATCGAATTTAAGCCACCAGTCATCGTCGGCCGTCGTAACCTTGGTCTTAACGCTGGTGTCTAAGCCTTGTTACGAAAGAGGCGATGGAGATttgattattttgatacgataaaTTTCATCTACGGCTAGGGAAACTTGAATCGGTGAGATATCTTCTTCCTCTGAAACTGAACCAACTGTACAAGAAAACTCTTCACCTAACTCTGAAATTAAAAGGTTGAGGAAAAATATGTATCCTTTGTTAATTAATGACATTTGGATCAAAACAGTTATTTACTCGAGAACTGGGGAATAGATGTCTCCTTGTTTGTCGGTCCCTCGTCCCTTATTGGTGTGAGTCATGAAACTTCCACACTGCTTCGAATCCATGAAGAAACCAAACATACATTCTCCGTAGCTGATCGTCCGTTCCAATCTAGCGGACAAGCAAGTGTGAAGCAGTTTGGGTCAGGTGGTCAAAGGAGGCTCTATACTCCGTTCTTCTCCTTCCACTTGTTCTTTTCACTCCAAGCACAAGGGGGCAACGCGCACTCCCTTCATCCAAACCAAGCTTATCCTCCAGTCCCTCGACCCAGCAAGAGTGGACTCCATCATGTCTTTCTTTCAACAGCTTCTACTACTGACGGTTTTCCTAACTCCCCATGCCttacattcctcctctccctcctcctcccccgcgtgCCCTTCCCTGCAGCCGGCCATCCATGTCACGATCTTCCACACCCTTGACGATATCCAACTAGTGACCTCGACATTCCCAAGCACGGAGACCATTTTCTCCACCAAGGAAATCAACATAACGACGCATCAAGGGCAGGAGATTCTTATCACGGAAGAGACTCCAACGACCGCCTATGTAACAAGCACCGTCCTTCAGCGTGTTACCGTCGATATCCCGCAGGTTTGTTTCGCTCCACTATTTTTTATGTGTAATATTTGGGTCTTGAGGTTGGAGTCTTTTTTGGTCTATTCgtttgtattatattttatttggCCTTAGAGTTAGAACAGCTAATGATCCTACTAGACATTTAAACACATCGGGTGAGTTGATGATGCGTTTAAATGGCTTGTAGGATGTTTACCTGTTGTAATTTTTGTTTTGGTCATCTGTTGGTATATAATACGTATCTAGGAATCAATCTCCAGGCGCTTAACTGACTAGAATCGTAAGTTTTCATCTCTAGGAACACTTGACATTTGTTTGGTTTCGGTGATCCTAagacaccttccttccccttcctttccctccctcaggtGTTCACGAAGATGATGCCGttccccgtcaccaccaccgtcgtTCACATcgtcaccagcaccagcacaacCCAGGCGGAGTTATCCATCGCCAGAACCATGACGGTGAACAAGTTGGCCCACCAGGAGCTGTATCAGAGGACGCCTTTGACCATCACGGGCGTCAAGATGATCCCCACATGCACGTCTACTGTGACGGTAACTGCGAGGCCCAGGGGCGGCGTTACCTCCACCGTGGACGTCCTCCTGAAAAGTACCGCCACCACGACACTATACAAGCTGTACGCCAcgagcacctccaccaccaccctcaccgtgACGCGGGGCTCGAGGGTGGAGCAGCGGTGCGTGACGCGGTGGTAATGATCAGGGCATGTAAACGAGGCATCCGGGGAGCGGTGACTTGATTTTAAGAGAGGATTTTTAGGTTTTAGTGGGACGAGTGTGTAATGAGACCTTTTAAAGGGGAGGATGGACGGGAAGAATGTTTTAGTTATAGATAGATCAGCTGTTTTAGactgtttatttttattagtcACGACTACGGTGCTCTGATTGTATTTGTTACCATACTTCTCATGTTTTCAATCATgcacttttttttgttcctttgacATTTTACTGATATTTTACTGTGTAAGGTAGTGCTTTGTCCTTTTCTGAAGGACCTTCACCTGTGATCGctggtagaaataaaaaaaagatggaaacatGCATTTTAGAACCTTATTACGCGTGGAAGCTCCacgcttctctccttctttaccatGTACTTTATTGGAATGTTAAGTGTTGATTTATgagaatcataaaaaaaaaaaaaacggttcaACATCTTTAATGGACAATTTCGTTTTATATTTACAAGTCCGTGTCTAAAGAATCATTGCATACAGCCGTGCTTGGCTCGTTTCCCACTGCGTCCACAACTCTGCGTAGGAAGTGGAAGGGACATTATTAGGAGGAAAAATGAATTAGTTTGCGAAAAGAAGTGGTGTAAACCGGCAGAATAAGAAATTATTAAAAGGAGAATTAACTCTGTAAAGGTTGGGCGTGCACACGTTAGAGGGAAGGTGACGGAGACAAAAAAAAGTGCTGAAGgaggcgaagggaaagaaagatgaaatattCAATGCATTTTTTCCTCAAAGGTTCGTTGGTTTTTCATGTATATAACTATTAGTGgcatactcgtgtgtgtgtgtgtgtgttgcatggagACTATTTTAAAtcatatagtctccttggtgtgATGGTTGTCCTGTTGGGGAACACGCATTGGTGTGATTACTAGAAAAATAACCCTCACATTACAAATATACTGTTGTTGTTTAAAGACTGCTCCCTCCTTAATCAGCAGTTCTATCGCACTAGAAGTCGTACGTGGCCATACACACGTGGGAAGAACTTATCGCCAAGTTGTTAACGACGAATACAGAACAAAGGCTGAACACTTTGTGCTCATGTTTACAATTTCATTTACCAGTAAAAACACATTGCAACATGCATAGAGCGACTCACCTTGACCAACTCTCGTAAACACATCAAGTATCACGATAAACAGCATATTTATCAGACACGACattcctcgtcgacagaccgacttagTCGGCCCGGctgtcagccgatagagtcggtctttCGGCAGTCGGTACCCTGCTACGGGCCAAGGCCCGTGGTACCCCCTTAAAAAGGTTATCTGTTGAGGGCTGTAAAAATGGAATATAATTGATAATAGACCAATgatataacaaaatacaaatcTGAACTAAAGCTCATAAATCTGcgagaaaactgataaaaaaaaattcgaCGGTGCAATTTCATCTGGTAAAGCGAATGGTCCTCAACATAATTTATTCTCAAACTTAAAATGGGTGAGATTTCGAGCTTGCTGGAATCCTGAAGCTTCGGGACTAATCCGAGTATCAAGTGGGTCGATTTTGGTAAGCAGAACTGGTGCTGTTGTTTCATTCGCGGCACCAGCGGTGCCTCGTTGCTCGCTACTCATCAGTGAACAAGCTGGCCGCCCACTCGCCGGCCGGGCAGGACCACACTCGCCCATCTGGTGCTTCCCCTCCGTCCCCTCCATTCCTTGCTTTACGGACTGAAGGCGGCGGTGACTCGTGTGAGGCTGTATTGATAATCTTGCGGAAATTTCTGACTTTTAAGGTAAGTCATATCTGTGCTCATGTCATTCTTTATATTCACGAGCAATGTTTTGTTTCAGGTTTGATGTAGACGCTAACCCACGGCTGGAAGCTTTTGAACACCAGTTATTTATCACTTTAATTGATATATGGGTCACAGTAGTTCTGGGAAGCCACCAAGTCTCACCATATACTTTTATTACATTACAGTGACTAAACAGATGAAAAAAGTTCCTTCATCAGAGAACCGTTGCCTGCTGAACGTGACAAAAGCGGCAAGAAAGCGACTCCAAACAATGACTGTCGGCGTCCATGAATGCAAAGTGTCCCTGGTGGCGGGTGTGGCTATGCTGTTGGTCCTCCCCCACGCCCCCAGCCCCGCCCACGCCTCGTTCATGCTGGCGCCAGAAGACAGAAGCAACTTAATCGATTACACCCCAACACCTGTCGAGCCCCATTGCGAGGTGAGGCAGATCCCGCGGTTACACACTGCTTGCATTGCTGTGGAGACGCTGGTGTGGGAGTACGAGGAGCTGGACCCCGCCCCCAGATTCCcccgcatcaccaccacccaccaagaCCCGCCCTCCTACAGCACTACCTTCGTCTACCACACGGTGAAGCCGCAGGTGTTACAGGTAAGGTGTGAGGATTTGATTATTGCGTAAGGTATGGATGATTAGTTAACGAGACAACAAATTCACTAATATGCAGGTATGGTGTGATTTGATTATTACATTAGGTGTGCGTAATTAGGTAACTAGGTAACAGATTCACTTTACTTCCTATCCTGGCTTCAAACTTCTTGCCCTCCTCCCAAACAAATTCTTAAATACATAATTATATTTTAAAGAGGTTAGGTCTGCTTTTCAGTGAGTCAAGGTTTATGTTCCTTAGCTCAGATTAGTCAGTCAACTTGTGGTAATCTTTAATCGGTCCCTTTTATTTAGAATGACCAATAGTTGTATTCAGTAACATTGGataacataagaagaagaaaaaaatcgtgTGGTGTAATAGTTCAAGGAGGGTACGGTGTGTTGGTATGACAGGAGGATGGGTGTGTGTGCGGATGTGGAGGATGGGCCTGTGTGGACTTgaaaggtgggtgggtgtgttaatcATGAGTGGGATGTGGGGGGTGTTACTGGGTGGATAGGTGGGCTCACTGCTGGGTGGGGTGTGTTGTGATTGGGTGTGCGTAGTTctgggtggggtgtggggggtATTAATAGCTCATGACGGTCACCCCTCACCACGTCACCTCCACAGTCTCCATCATCCCTCTTACCACAATCTCGTCCCCTCTTATCCCCATTacaatcactaccatcaccacctctgtcGCCCTCAGTCATGAACATCACTCAGCACACCATCACTACCGAATCCCAGAACCACTACTTGTATCTCCACTACCTAGCCGCTCACCACAGCACCATcagcctcctcaccctctttcccttccttccacaggTGACCAACACGGCGTTCACCACCAAGCCACTACCCATTACTAAGCTCGTGCTGGTCACTTTTACCACCCCTCTCATCGAGACGCAGAGATCTTGGGTGACGAAAGCAGGCTGGACCGTCACCGTCACCCACGTAACCACCGAATACAGCACACACACC
The nucleotide sequence above comes from Eriocheir sinensis breed Jianghai 21 chromosome 65, ASM2467909v1, whole genome shotgun sequence. Encoded proteins:
- the LOC126987610 gene encoding uncharacterized protein LOC126987610 isoform X1; this encodes MSFFQQLLLLTVFLTPHALHSSSPSSSPACPSLQPAIHVTIFHTLDDIQLVTSTFPSTETIFSTKEINITTHQGQEILITEETPTTAYVTSTVLQRVTVDIPQVFTKMMPFPVTTTVVHIVTSTSTTQAELSIARTMTVNKLAHQELYQRTPLTITGVKMIPTCTSTVTVTARPRGGVTSTVDVLLKSTATTTLYKLYATSTSTTTLTVTRGSRVEQRCVTRW
- the LOC126987612 gene encoding uncharacterized protein LOC126987612, whose product is MKKVPSSENRCLLNVTKAARKRLQTMTVGVHECKVSLVAGVAMLLVLPHAPSPAHASFMLAPEDRSNLIDYTPTPVEPHCEVRQIPRLHTACIAVETLVWEYEELDPAPRFPRITTTHQDPPSYSTTFVYHTVKPQVLQVTNTAFTTKPLPITKLVLVTFTTPLIETQRSWVTKAGWTVTVTHVTTEYSTHTRTLPRPTSTSVVKE
- the LOC126987609 gene encoding uncharacterized protein LOC126987609 encodes the protein MSCSFSCCSRAVVLGFEFSSRMRFALPVTHPWLPCQKEKHCCLVCYPKTMLRHGFFFLHVLLVMGVTLSAGGTVSCIPHTYTQDVTHTSIVSVTSLINSFRPFGGGSQDVTFTQTNTVWTTTTTTLDQKDHPPPVVLTSTTRLVSTAHVTVTHTVQVPSTSTITTTVLRTTLEVTTMAITHSASLPFPPRHTHTDPATPPITMTQPPPPPAPTLTLISWVTSHITVTPSLPPPEVVTTTRSSTVTFCDAPHTTIVTPVVN
- the LOC126987610 gene encoding probable transcription-associated protein 1 isoform X2 encodes the protein MILLLSTAEAAAAKMPLSVAVAATLLSCCLHAACAGAEEPRVVCPMANVVREHTKFVTVPVIEVAEKPLPTIRLSTYTSTTTTTTTATLTSTTCLIRNLSVNTSTIEVFVTSVVTTHKTLTVTQVTPVLWPVTLTTTALTTTTATRHRHATTNLDPPPLPPAPVETVVESRTMVISRTAAVSPLTRIVTNIITYTVCPAELFIK